Proteins co-encoded in one Natronorubrum daqingense genomic window:
- a CDS encoding DUF7521 family protein — MSFHDAGLSIAIALTIVKTLILLVGGVITFFAYKAYKRTHQRALGLLAAGFGLVTLGLVLAGLLYEILGVSLTTGILLESTLMLVGFLVIAYSLYAS; from the coding sequence ATGAGTTTCCACGATGCAGGACTGTCGATCGCGATCGCGCTCACTATCGTCAAGACGCTCATCCTGCTCGTGGGTGGTGTCATCACCTTCTTCGCGTACAAAGCCTACAAGCGGACCCACCAGCGCGCGCTCGGGTTACTCGCCGCCGGCTTCGGTCTCGTCACGCTGGGTCTCGTCCTCGCCGGATTGCTCTACGAGATTCTCGGCGTCTCGTTGACCACGGGGATCCTCCTCGAGAGCACGCTCATGCTCGTGGGCTTTCTGGTTATCGCGTACTCGCTGTACGCGTCGTAG
- a CDS encoding class I SAM-dependent methyltransferase — MSDDEQSRTRRASEPDHLRSGDGRFSIRREILEDEPPGRALDVATGTGRNALALAATGWTVDALDISRAQLDRARTNAAERSMSGTVHWIVADVDSYCFRPRTYDLITIRFFDARDRLPAVLEALAPGGVLWYEHYLTAPDVESGPGAQYRFDSNELLAACSSLSIMYYAEYRADGQPRVTLVARNETDAPRRRPSARAGQNR; from the coding sequence GTGAGCGACGACGAACAGTCGCGGACGAGGAGAGCTAGCGAACCCGACCACCTTCGATCCGGCGACGGTCGGTTTTCCATTCGACGGGAGATCCTCGAGGACGAGCCACCGGGACGCGCACTCGACGTTGCGACCGGAACTGGACGGAACGCGCTGGCACTCGCAGCCACCGGCTGGACCGTCGACGCGCTCGACATCTCGCGAGCGCAACTGGATCGAGCGCGCACTAACGCGGCTGAGCGGTCGATGTCGGGTACCGTCCACTGGATTGTAGCCGACGTGGACAGCTACTGTTTCCGGCCGCGTACGTACGATCTGATCACGATACGGTTTTTCGACGCTCGAGATCGACTTCCAGCGGTGCTCGAGGCGCTCGCCCCCGGCGGCGTCCTCTGGTACGAACACTACCTGACGGCACCCGACGTCGAGTCCGGACCGGGTGCGCAGTATCGGTTCGACTCGAACGAACTGCTGGCGGCGTGTTCGTCGCTATCGATTATGTACTACGCCGAGTATCGAGCGGACGGGCAACCCCGGGTGACGTTGGTCGCGCGAAACGAGACGGACGCGCCCCGACGTCGACCGTCGGCGAGAGCGGGCCAGAACCGGTGA
- a CDS encoding DUF4129 domain-containing protein, producing MDRRVLLVTALALCGITALSLAAPTLPTAESVIEDEEIEPPDLDEDEEELLEEHGGDEPPQGESVFPVEWFVVGAALVSLLALARLGIQYPGQTGAIVVGAIAILGVLGGLLWLTAQSGGLESDHIDIPASFPVLVAAVSIVSGLLGAFFLTDRSGDGGDPADPVTSPAESDELPSVDASPTDSRPTLPNTVTASENEIYRAWLSVVDSLEANEGTNTGTDTDTMTPGEIRDAALECGYDPETVDELTRLFEDTRYGARGPTAEREQTARTLARRLSLEGDIEADGEDGSTVDEDSTTQSTSDDTTAVNADE from the coding sequence GTGGATAGACGAGTTCTGTTGGTAACTGCGCTCGCGCTCTGTGGAATTACCGCCCTTTCTCTCGCAGCCCCGACGCTTCCGACCGCGGAATCGGTCATCGAAGACGAGGAAATCGAACCGCCCGATTTGGACGAGGACGAGGAAGAGCTGCTCGAGGAACACGGTGGCGACGAGCCCCCACAGGGTGAGAGCGTGTTCCCAGTCGAGTGGTTCGTCGTCGGTGCGGCCCTCGTGAGCCTGCTCGCGCTCGCTCGTCTGGGCATACAGTACCCCGGACAGACGGGCGCGATAGTCGTCGGCGCTATCGCGATCCTCGGGGTCCTCGGCGGCCTCCTCTGGCTCACGGCCCAGAGCGGTGGGCTCGAGTCGGACCACATCGATATCCCGGCATCGTTCCCGGTCCTCGTTGCGGCGGTTTCGATCGTTTCCGGACTCCTCGGTGCGTTCTTCCTCACCGATCGATCCGGCGACGGCGGGGATCCGGCAGATCCCGTCACGTCGCCAGCCGAGTCGGACGAACTCCCGTCAGTTGACGCGTCACCCACCGATTCGAGGCCGACCCTCCCCAACACGGTCACGGCGTCCGAGAACGAAATCTACCGGGCGTGGCTGTCGGTGGTCGACTCGCTCGAGGCGAACGAAGGCACGAATACGGGTACGGATACGGATACGATGACGCCCGGCGAGATCCGAGACGCCGCCCTCGAGTGCGGCTACGACCCCGAAACCGTCGACGAACTCACTCGCCTGTTCGAGGATACCCGCTACGGTGCTCGGGGGCCGACGGCGGAGCGAGAACAGACGGCGAGAACCCTTGCACGGCGACTCTCACTCGAGGGCGACATCGAGGCCGATGGCGAGGACGGTAGCACGGTCGACGAGGATAGCACGACCCAATCGACGAGCGACGACACGACGGCGGTGAACGCCGATGAGTAG